From the Flavobacterium gyeonganense genome, the window AACTTTGATCATTTCATGCAAATTCAGTTCGTTTAACAATGTAACCAAAAAAGTTACTGTAAAAATGCCGGTTATTGACAAAATCGAAGCTTCGAGCGCCTCATCGGTACAAAGCAAAAATGTACTTCAGGGAGAAAATATACATCTGGATGCATCAAGTGCTTCTACAATAGATGTTAATATTGAATCTGACAATATCTCTTTTGAATCCGGAAGTGGCAGTACCATAAATGTACAAGGAAAAGCATTAAAAATTAAAACATCAGCTTCTAGTGGCTCCAGCATTAATGCAGAGAAATTATTGGCTAACGAAGTTGAAGCAGAAGCGTCAAGCGGAGCCAGCATAAGTGTGCATCCTATTTTACGATTAAAAGCAGATGCATCAAGCGGAGCAAGCATTAATTATGATTCATCTCCTAAAACAATAGAAAAATCAGAAAATTCAGGAGGAAGTATCAGTCAGGGATAAACACTATTTAAGTGTTAAATATAAAAGAAATCATTCATCAAAAGTGGATGATTTTTTTATATTTGTCAAAATCAAAATTTAGAATTAAT encodes:
- a CDS encoding head GIN domain-containing protein; this encodes MIKIIIHITKFIIATITALLFASCNFNINSIEGSGNVTTEKRIVQGDFKNVSVSNAIDLVIEQSDSTEIIVEADDNIQKEITTKVENGTLIISCKFSSFNNVTKKVTVKMPVIDKIEASSASSVQSKNVLQGENIHLDASSASTIDVNIESDNISFESGSGSTINVQGKALKIKTSASSGSSINAEKLLANEVEAEASSGASISVHPILRLKADASSGASINYDSSPKTIEKSENSGGSISQG